In the genome of Juglans microcarpa x Juglans regia isolate MS1-56 chromosome 6S, Jm3101_v1.0, whole genome shotgun sequence, the window TGTGGTTGGTAAGGACGAGGGTACCGTcgtatatattacatatatacattaattttgGGACCATAGCTCATGcaatgtttttcttctttttcccagAAGCAGAGACTGTTACTGCTATATATAAATGACATAGGAATTCTACTTTTGATTTGAGGAAACTTGAACGAAAGGAATTTGAAGAACGTTTTACAGCGAGAAGGAAAACAAATCcactaaaatttgaattttgaattgatAAGTACTGGACAAGAAGTCGTGGTCCGGTTTCCATGGAGCCCTACATCCTCAGCGTTTCAAAAAGGATTGATGTGATTCGTTTATCGAAAATCACACAAACAATGCAGAAAAGACATTATCATTAAAACTTTATGCTGCTTCATCTTAGAGTACAAGTCGGAAAACCCCTTATGTGTACAACGTTATTCCTGTCATTCCTGAAGGGCTCGTTaccatgctatatatatatatatatatgtatatatatgtagtcTTATACATTAATACGGGTCACTCGAGTTGTATATGTGCAGACTGAAAAGTGAAATTAAAACCCAATAGGTAGCACATGATACAGTACTCGACAGGCCAACCTGCAGGGACCATATATATGACTCATGGAATATTATTTAAGGTCAATGCTATTCTGCCGTCCAGTATTTATTGTTGAGCGTGCCGCccaatctgattttttttttttacatttttttaatatatttttatttaaaaaaaataaaaaaaatatatcaatacacttgaaattaatttcttaatcactaattaaaaaataataataataaatgaccAACGATAAAAACAAGTGGATAAATCAAGTAAGCAAAGAAGCTTTTTCCATTATTTAAACACCCActcaattataaattaacaaaaacacATGAAGTTGAATGAGAACAGGAAAAAATAATGGCACCGGCGGCATTGATGACGACAACTTAATTCAAGCTCAGATCAGAATATTAAGGGTTgagcttgaaaaataaaaggagagaATCATGTGTCatgggaagaagaaaagcatCGGCGGCCGCGAGGAGTTAAAGCCTCTTATGCCCGTTTAGATAAGAAATAGTGCTTTCAGTTTCAAtccatcttattattataatttttttaaattcttacataaaataattgatgACGACAACTTAATGCAAGCTCAAATCAGAATATTAAGGGTTgagcttgaaaaataaaaggagagaATCATGTGTCatgggaagaagaaaagcatCGGCGGCCGCGAGGAGTTAAAGCCTCTTATGCCCGTTTAGATAAGAAATAGTGCTTTCAGTTTCAAtccatcttattattataattttttaaattcttatataaaatataataaataattaaattttttaaatattaaaataataataatattttatttaactcatttaaaattattttatattacttCATCTTACTGTCCAAACCAATCCATAGACTGTTTTATGATTAGTTTTGGACAAATTATTAAGCATAATCTTCCCTTTTGATTGTTTATTCAATTTGTAATTCatgtgattgtgattgtgatttTGACTGTACTTTCCATTGACAATATTGCATCACATTTTTACTCAAATGTGAAGTGAAAGCAAGTTTGTCagaattggaataaaaaatgctactttttcagaatttatgattaaaatataaaacctcAAAAATAACCaatcaagatttaaaaaaaaaaaaaaaaaaattagaagagaaTTCCATGACAAGCCCGGCCACGAGGCATGAGCTAACTTATTTAGTCGGTAAGGAACATTGTAAGCAGATGGAGGTTCCCGCATTTTACATCTTTTTCTCACTCTCTCGCATCATTTCTGGCgctttttaaaacactttcacgCTCCCCACTACACCATTCCACCTAACAGCTTCGTTTGCTTGCAAATCTCTCAATCCTTCCTCCCCCCCGCGTTCCAAAAAATTCTTGGAATAAAGCTGGTTAGCTAGCCAACAATGGCGGGGTTCAGGGCTGACGACGACTACGACTACCTGTTCAAAGTGGTCTTGATCGGAGACTCGGGCGTGGGCAAGTCGAACCTGCTCTCCAGGTTCACCAAGAACGAGTTCAACCTTGAGTCCAAGTCTACCATTGGCGTCGAGTTCGCCACTCGGACCTTGAACGTTGATGGCAAGGTCATCAAGGCCCAGATTTGGGATACTGCTGGCCAAGAAAGGTTCTTGCTTCTTCTTTAgctttctattttctcatctGGGTTTCTCCTCTTTTAGCTTCTTGATTGTTGGGTATGAGATTTATCAAGCTTGGGGTGCGCTCATTGGATTTACgggtgttttattttttaaaaaattctacacAGATTTAAATCTTTAGTCTCTCTCATGGATTTGTTTCAATAGGTTACTCCTTTGTGGAGATCTAAGGGAAAAACTGGATTCCTTTTTTTACTTAcacaaaatgaaatataattttccattttcaaataattatagtttGAGTTTTCATACATCTGAAGGTTTGGGTCCTTCCTTGGGATTGTGTACATGTATATATCCTTTTACTTGTTCGTCGGAGATCGTGTATGAATTGCGTGGATTTGGATTATGAAGGCATTTAGCGAGCTTTTCCTGAGTCCTCCATTTAGTGCATATACGTCAATTGGCTATATAAACGATTGTGGATAGTGCTAATCATGACTAGGTAAAGTGTAAGTGTTAGTTTTCTTTAATAGTCACATTGACAGAAGGATATTGAATTTTCTCAAGAGTCTGAGACAGAGGGAGTAAAGTTCAGACAAATGAGACGATTTAACTCATTGTATTGTgaggatggaaaaaaaaaaaaaaaatctgcaacacTCTAATTCAAATCAGgcaaaacaaagtaaaaaatccgtataataaatagtttcagCGATTTATTTAGTCACAAAAGCTGTAAAAAGAGACACTATTAAGATCAATAACTcaatagagaaaagaagaaaccaaTTTGATGTATGTGATCAAATATGGATAAATGAAATGCACTTAACGACTCCAATCATGTGATCATCACCCTTTGCAATGGATTGATCAACTTGAAGGAAGAAGGTCGGGGAGGGGTAGAGGAGGTTGGTTGAATTTGTCTCAATTACACGAAGGGGGAGAGTCTTTGCAAGGATGTTTGTTGCTGATACTCTAGAATGACTGAATGGAATTGGTTTGAGAATTGGGAAGTTGTAATTTAATGATAAACTTTTGCTAAAGGACATTATGGTTTTGGCAAAATCACCATAATTGAATAGCTCTTGCAAGGCAAGAGAGGGATCAGGAAATGGTCTGCACTGGTTCCCCCACGGACTTGTCACATTGATCTCCAACTAACttttgcattaattattttacGAAGAATAATCCATGAACACTCATTTTAGTTTTCTGCTTCTGGCCTACCTATGGGAaaactcgaaaaaaaaaaaaggcctgaAGATGCATGAAGTTGTTTGAGCCTTACTTTACGTAGCTGCATCTAATGAACCATCATGCCTTGTTGAAACACTAGCACCATTTAATTTGGTTAGGAACTATTTTATTCAGCCTGCGAAACTCTGATTATTGGATGATATGTTATGTTTCTGTTTTCCTTCTTCACTTTATAGGTACCGTGCCATCACCAGTGCATACTATCGTGGAGCAGTAGGTGCACTTCTTGTTTATGACATCACTCGTCATGCAACATTTGAGAATGCCGACAGATGGCTGAAAGAATTGAGAGGCCACACAGATTCAAACATCATTGTGATGCTTGCTGGGAACAAATCTGATCTTCGCCACCTAGTAGCTGTTTCAACTGAAGAAGGTAAATCCTATGCTGAAAGGGAATCACTTTATTTCATGGAAACTTCAGCACTGGAGGCAGTAAATGTAGAAAATGCCTTTGCTGAAGTACTGACTCAAATCTACCACTCTGTAAGCAAGAAGCAAATGGAAGGAGGAGAAAATGGAGATGCTTCATCTGTTCCAAcgaaaggagagaaaataaaccTCAATGATGATAAGTTTGGTTTGAAAAAACTTGGTTGCTGCTCAAGTTAGATTTGAGAAACATAATTTTATCGGCTGGATTCAACTTCTTTGTACCGAGAGTATTATTTTAAGCGGGACCCGAAGAGAGTAATTTTCTTGGGGGTGTTAAACTTAGTTTGTTAAACCACGATGCATGAGACGCAGGACCAGAATAGTCGCGAAAACGGCATGGTTTTCCAGTTCCTATTATAGTGATctcttttttttagaagttcTTATTATAATCAAGGCCGTGCATTGTTAACCTCTATTTTACTACCATTCTGTGGTATATGTAAGCAACATATGGtattcaaaagataaaaaaaaaaaaaacagaagaaaacgTTTCCTGCATATCTTGTAGGTGCTATTGGTCTGAGGAAAGCAATTTCCtggcaaccaaaaataaaatgttatccGAGTGTCAGTCGAGCAGTTGCTAAAAAATCTCTCTTCTCATTGTCACGGAATTGGGGCTGAAGacaggaaatttttttttttttttttttttttttttttttttttttttttttttttaaatagacgaAAGTCACTTGTCTGTGAGTGGTTCTGTCCCAAATTTATTAGGAATACTACGGTAACAATCCCAACTTTTTTCCACTTCCATTTAACCAACAGAAAAATTGGAACTTTGTCACAGAGGTGCGTTTTTGCATGGAAAATAAGTTTTTGGGATCTGAAGATTGCCTTGCAGAGATTATTGGGTCTCTCCAAGAGTCATTTTTCTGAAACAAGaattattgaattgagttaaagtTTGAGATTAATTAAATGGGTAATGATATacttattattcttttaccaCCTCTTTACtactcttaatatatatatatatatatatttcttttaagtattttttaaacatccctaattataaaaaatttaaaaaaatatacaatttcactaataatcactttcttaaccattaagtaaaagaaaattttaaaagaaaataaaaaataaaaaagggtagTAGAATGATAGTAGAAGAGTGATAAGGCTATCattattctaattaaatattacacCTTTTTTTAACTTGATATAATAATTCTTGGTTTTAAAGCATTagtttttgatattttgaagGATCAATCATTGCAACgtgtaaattcaaattaaataatcaaGATTTCAAAGTGCCGATGAAATAAATCATAATCATTCAATTTGAAAATAGTGATTAggattaaaaaagttatacataaaaaatgcttaaaattctaaaaaatcttGCCTCGAGTAAAATTGCATATATATCGATTCATGACTCCGTGCATTTACGAGAATTAATTTGTGCCTATTTATAGAAACTTTGTTAATTTGTGTCATAGATTATAGAAGCATTGcgtattctttttgaaaaagagtgatgtcactatttaaaaattaatttttttatgtaaatctcatatttacttaattttttaaaaagagtatgcATGATGCTTGTATAttctataattgtaaatattatttttctttaggtAGATGCGGATATATGGTGTTGAtccgaaaataaaattttgaagaaatgaagttttggtttgaagctatatttatcattctttgcaattttgtttggaagttggTAAAATCAGATAATATGTATTGAGCAATACTATATATTGTTTGGAACTGGTACACTTTATCAATCGAGGTCTGCGACATGTCGCTGAACAAAGCTTAGCAAAGCCCATTTTGTTCGAGTAATCTGGAACCTACTCTGTCTCGTGCTGAATATTTATTTACCTCTGCTCAAAGCATGTACTCAGAATTTCTTAGAATCCGACAAAGACGCGATTAATTTTTCGAAGACCAAATGTTTTATTACTGAAGCATTGTGATATTTATGACTAGCATGCTACAGAAATACAGAGTGCTGAGCATCATTAAGGgtacaaaaagataaaagtttaaatcCAATTGAGTACATGGACCCCTGGAAGAGAAGAGAATGGAGGAGAGACGATGGATGGCTGGAATTACCTATTTAAAGCAAAAGCAGATATGGTTTAATCATTTGGAGAGCGGGCAGCCATGAGCAGCTGTTCCAGCACCATGGTGCTTGGACTCTGAGATAGGTGGTCCCTTGAGAAGACCTCCAAACAGCTCTGCTGGGTCGTAGTATACCTCCACCTCTTCTACTCTGAGAGATTCATCAACCTATCAAGGAAATCAGATAGTCATCGGCACATGCTTTGAGTTATACATAAGAACATAGATGTACACTAGAACTTTGCCCTCCTGTTGTGACAGGAAACCTTGCAAATATATGTATGCTTttatgcagttttttttttttttttttttttttaatctacttGTTGGGAAGTATGTGAAAATTACCTTGAGAGTAGCCAATCCAACAAACTGAACTCTCTCTCCAGTGGGAGCATGCCCTTTATAGGGTCCCTCGAAGAAACCCCAGTGCCGGTATTTGAAAGCAATTTCAGGCGGTCCGGAATAAACATTGAGCACTTCCCACGCAAACCCACGAGGGAAAGCCGATCTAAAGACATCATGAGACGATTCAAAGGTCTCTTCATCTGCTTTATAGTATTGAAACTCATTTGGCAGAGAATTCTTCAACAAGGCATTGTAGCTCCCAAGCTTAAGAGTCTCTTCCCCAGATAGCCCCTCTCTCCCTGCAACCAAATTGATCATCTGCTGATTTATGTAACGGTGGTGCAAATAAAGAAAAGTAAAGAAGCTGCATGGCGAAGTTTGAACTGTAAGAACCAGGTTAACATAGTATATGCAGACTTTTAACCAGTCCCATGTAAGTGCACTTTTTGTAGAAATCAATAAGCACATCTTCAGGGGAAATTCCTCGGACCCAATCTTTCATCTCGTGCAAAGTCGTTTGTTCGATTCCAGATTTACCTTAACCTACCCCCGTTCCGGATCATAACAACTCCACTCGTGAGAGTAAGCATGGAAGTTCATGCGAAAGAAAATGGTATATTGTCAGAGTGTGAAATAGCTGCACGGAAAGTTGCATCCAGTCCTTTGCAGACATCATGGAAAATTACAAGTCCTTCGACTTTTCTACTATGTTATTTGACCAAAAAGTATAGAAGAATCACAAAACAGTGTACACGGTAGGGTCGAGCCTCCGGAATCCGGCCCACCCGCCCAATCCACCCATTACCCTTGTGGGTAGGcaaaatcctttaaaaaaatatatatatatcaaacggCCTGCCTCATgctatataaaattgaaaaaactgaCACTTTTTAATTCTCTCCCATACTCTCGGTTGAGGGGTTTAGTTCGATttagttttacaatttttttttagaaccgAACATGTATATTGTATACactagttttaaaaatttaaaaattgatattagACCAATTCACTATCAAAtctgaaacttctaatttttctatttttggtttgGTCTTGTTCCCTTTTTTCGGTTTTACAAATTatctatattagtaataatatggtGTTTACATCTACTAAActtttaatctatttatattatagtataaatacattattttataataattaacacatactagtagagtattgaatttaactataatctatataaagttctagactttttatacGAGTACATATGattaaatgtgtaaaaatatatttacaaaaagaatatatattacaatttattatgtaaaaaatgtacttatcattgatatatatatatatatatatatatatcaaaagtaagtttatattaataacgtaatattcatgtttttgtttaagattacaattttatgttacattaattttatattataagattaaaatttatattattatatgttatatcaaatattatattaaaaattataagattaattttatgttataaaattaatagacttaaataataagattataatttcatattatattaattaacaatttaaaatataatatatataatgtaatataaaaaatataaatatatataccggtcCGATTCAGtttaaatcaattttcaaaatatgaaaaccatGAATGCTGCACCGGTTTTGATTCGTAAGAATCGATTCCGCAACAACAGACCTCTTATAAATAGAATCAAAATCAACTCTTTGGTTTGGTCAGATTCAGTTCAATCAatttttcgatttttcttttatacgcTACTCTCAGACTCTCTCACCGCTCAACCTTCGTCTTATGCTTTTTCCATACTTTCTATTCTCCCTCCCTTATTGAGttgagtgtgtttggatgttaagttgagttgagttgagttgagatgataaaatattgttaaaatattatttattattattattattttagaattgaaaaagttgaattgtttattatattttgtaattgagatttgaaaaaattgtaatgatgagttgagatgtgtttgttttctcctcctcctccaccacttCCGTTATTCTCCTTCTCATTCTCctattcattttagttttttggtTGCAGATCCATAACCAAGGCTAGGTTGTGAATATGCTCAAAGACCCACAGCCAAGCCGTGACCATGAGTTTTTGCAACCAACAACTATAACTTGGTCGTGGGTTTGCACCAAGACCCATTGCCAAGTTGTGATCATGAGTTTTCATGACTCACGACCATGGTTTCGCcgttttgagacccacagccaagATTTGGCCATGGATAAGTtgttactcattttttttttttttttttatctaatttatggTTGGATCTATGTATTTAAAGTCTAATTTacatttttgaatttaaatatgaaGATTTGGGGATAATTAAATATATGGATTTGTCCATTTGAATGTTTTGCTACAAGCGGTGGATTAAAAATTCTGCCAATCCATCGTTAAACAAGAGTGGATAGATAGTAGCTCAGGACAAGGTAGAAAATAACCACCCCGCACATACGAGTGCGAGGAGCGGGGAGGGTGCAGCTACTCACACGTATGGGCATGTAGCACCCCTAAATTACTATGCGGATATattgactttaaaaaaataaataaaaaatctaattaccATTAACGAAGAGCTTGAACTTCTCGGGGTTTATGGTCTTGAAGTCCTTCAAGCGAGTTTTGTGTGAGAGCTCCATCTCCCATGACTTGACAGCATTTTGTACTATTTCTTCTAGTGATCCTTTTGGCCATTCctgcagaaaaaaataataataataacagcaAAAAGCTATTATTGAGAGAGACGGggaaaaaacagagaagaaaagaggaTAATTAATCCAGCAATCCGCCAACCTTTGTCCTGCCTTCTTCGAAGAGCTTGTTAACATCATCATATGTGGGAGCGCCACCATGCCTCCATTCGATTTTCTCTGCATCATCATGTAAGAAAGACCTATACTTATCTCCTACAATCTTAGGTACTGCATGAGCCTCTTCGGTAGCCATGCTAGATTTATCTCcgggaaaagaaagaaaccaaGCGGTAGTTGAAGAATGAAGAGGATTTAAAGCTGATGCTAGAAGGTAATGTGCAAGTGTACAGAGACTGATAGATTTTCACTTGGAACAAGCTGAAGGAAGATGGAGAGAAGATTTATAGCACAACCTAGCTGGTTGGCCGGCCTGGAAGTTTTTATTATTGCCAGAAGTACTTGTGGACTGCATCATATGATCTCAATAATTTTTGTTCAACGCTAGCTgacatataatttctttttaaggaTAATCTTTCGTGTAAATCTCTACAACTggattcttatttttaaattaaataagaatCTTGACtaagagttaaaaaaaagtgCTTAAAAATTCTAGAAAAATAAAGTATAATAAACCTAAAAATTCATCGGTCCTATCAGAATAATTCCTGAGAACCACCGCGACCAATTAGTTACTCGGCGGTAGTAATTTCGGATGTTGATTCGTTGAACAGTGTGTGGTTTAATTTGTGTGGTTGACACTGCGCATGCTCGTTACAAGAAGTACTGTTTCAATTTGCTTAATTTTCTGTCGTATTTTCTTGGGTTTAAAGGAACAATTTATCTATATACCGAAACCATGCCCTTTTCTTTCATTAATGCTGTCTGTTCTTTTTCATGCATGTGTTTCGTttatgttgaaaatttgaagtGGTTGTGTAGTAGTTGTAGATAGGCTGGTGTTTTGTCATTTCGTGAAGACAATCACCAAAGAAAAATTAACGGCCCGGTAAGCCCGGGCGTGGTGTCaggtttcaactttcaagtcattttttaaattaactcAGAGGTATTTTCGTAAGAAAGAGTAAGCACCGGTTTGTATTTATAACTCACGtcgattcattttttttatcattattatttttttaaatttttatataaaatataataaataatttaattttttcaaattttaaaattataataatattaaaaaataatattataataatattttatttaactcatctaaaaccatctcaactcatttttaaaagtttagaaaattatattaaaagagaATATGAGAGAGCTTATGTACAAAATTCTCTAATAAAAAGTATCcttaaagagtaatgatattcgcacaatacattttataatatatgttataaaatggaagaatgatttgtataatttctaaatagataagtctctacaagtctttgtaaaaatatagatctcaccttaaaaaaatgtaaaaaaattatttcttgttaGTGAGattcattttttaacaaatagcaAGTACATGGTTTGTCTACTCAGAtttgtacctaacattactttgtaaaataaagatatttttgtaaattgatgttatttttataagatattttacaaaagaaaaaaaaaatgctagtcACTGACATTTGGGTCccgataatttttcttttttatttagtgattaagaatgtgttttttagtgatgttgtaaattttttttaaaaaaaaaatttaagaatataaaaaataatgaaaaaaaaaatcttctcgAGATTGCTCCCGTGCAGCACTGctctttacaaaaatatccttaaaatgatatcaaataaatattatgaaaaataatgtgtttatcattttgcatatattttccatttaatctcttacaaaagaaaaagaacgaaTATATGCACGAAGATCTTTCTATAGTgggttagttttattttacaatcattttatttttttatttaaaaagaaaaagaaaaacgttAACTTATTGGGTGCGTTGTGTCTgaggaaaaaatagataaaaaaaaaaaaaaaaaaagaaaaggaacagTTGCGCCGCGGGCTATTTCACTCGGCCATTCTGCAGCAAGACTCGTCACCAAATGTCCGAAGTTAGGAAGTCAACTAGACACCGCATGGATGGGGGAACAGTGCAAGGCTTGACGTAGTGGGTGACGCAGAAGaaatttttatccttttataaTGAGAAACACTTTACCCGATTacgtaattttataaatataatttatcaaattataaaattatttttataataaaatagatccgatagataatataaaatcatgttaatttataaaattatttttaaataattaatttgtgactccacataaataacataatttcatttccctaaaaaaataaaaaaaaaagtaagatgcATGTCAGCTACAGGAAATAAGAATgcatagatatatttatagtacACGTCGGTATTTAAGCCTTTAACAGTAGTTAATCATATTTCACGtgcatttattttgttggaCAACAAGTGTGGATGCGTGGCATCTTAAGGAGATCATGTACCTATTTAACTATATAgtatag includes:
- the LOC121236771 gene encoding ras-related protein RABA1b-like, translated to MAGFRADDDYDYLFKVVLIGDSGVGKSNLLSRFTKNEFNLESKSTIGVEFATRTLNVDGKVIKAQIWDTAGQERYRAITSAYYRGAVGALLVYDITRHATFENADRWLKELRGHTDSNIIVMLAGNKSDLRHLVAVSTEEGKSYAERESLYFMETSALEAVNVENAFAEVLTQIYHSVSKKQMEGGENGDASSVPTKGEKINLNDDKFGLKKLGCCSS
- the LOC121236772 gene encoding pathogen-related protein, which encodes MATEEAHAVPKIVGDKYRSFLHDDAEKIEWRHGGAPTYDDVNKLFEEGRTKEWPKGSLEEIVQNAVKSWEMELSHKTRLKDFKTINPEKFKLFVNGREGLSGEETLKLGSYNALLKNSLPNEFQYYKADEETFESSHDVFRSAFPRGFAWEVLNVYSGPPEIAFKYRHWGFFEGPYKGHAPTGERVQFVGLATLKVDESLRVEEVEVYYDPAELFGGLLKGPPISESKHHGAGTAAHGCPLSK